CGGTGCATGACGATGTGATCGATGGATTCATCTTTGAACCACGGATCGACCGGTGTTTCATGGGCCACGCCGCCGTCAGTACACATGCGACCATCGAACTCCAACGGAGAAAAAAGCATGGGCACACATGAGCTGGCGGCCATGGCGGTGGCGAGCGGTCCGCGGCTGGCGAAGAGGGTCTCGTTCTTGGAGAGGTCGCTGAGGGTGATCATGAGCTTCGGATCGGTGAGCGATTCGATGCTTCGCGTGCCGACGAGCGATTCAAAATGGGCGATGGCGCCTTTGGGATCGAGAAAGCCGGGATGGCGATGCTTGAACACATTCACGAACTGATGCCAGATCCATTTGGTGCGGCTGGCAAAGGCGAGATACAGACGCGGGCTGAGCACCGTCTGCCGGATCGCCTCCTGCTCCAGTCCTGCGGCATACAGGCCGCTGGTGATCGCGCCTGCGGAAGCCCCTGCCAGGGCGACAGGACGCACCCCGAGAGCATGGAGACGCGCCATGAACCCCGCATGCGTGGCGTAGCCCATGAAGGACGCGCCGAGTGAGATGGCGATGCGCGGTGGTGAACTCATGCAGTTCGCGCCTCAGGTGCGATGATTTGCGTGTGCTTGGAACGCAGGAACAGCACTCCACCCACGACTCCCCAGAACAGATTGAACATCCAGCCGGCGAGCGAGGCGGAAATGCCCACCGCTTCGGGCACGCCCGCCAGTCCTGCGAGCAGCGCCTCGAAGGTGCGCTCGCGCACACCGAGGCCCGAGATGGAGACCGGCAACGACGCGGCCGCGTCCACAATCGGCATCGCGGTGAGCACATCGAGAAGCGGAGCCGCGCCTCCGACGGCACGCAGGCCGCAGTAGAAGCTCATGAAAAACGCCACATGCATGCCGGTGGAAACCACCGTGGCGGAGAGCATGCGCCGCCAGAGCAGCGTGAAGACCTCGTTCACCTGCCCCATGCGGGTGAGGATGCGGGCAAACTTGGGATGGCCGAACGTGCGGGGGAAGGTGCGTTTTCCCCAGGCGAGCACGTTTGGTTTGAAGGAAATCCACGTGAGCGCCATCCCGCCGACCCCACCGCCGACATACATGCCATAGCCCGTGAAAAGCAGCCGCACATCCTGGCCGAACTCCTGCCAGCGTGAATGCACCGCCAGCATGCAACCGAGAAAGAGCAGCGCCACAGAGACCAGCCCCGCGAGATGATCCAGCACCAGCGACACGCTCACCGGTATCGCTTTTCCCGGCAGACGCCGCGAGAGAGACATGATCTTGTAAGTGTCCCCGCCGACCACGCCGACGGAGCTGATGTTGAAAAAGGCGCTGACGATCTCCGCGCGCAAGACCATGCCAAACGGCAGATGCGGTACCAGGCCGCGCAGGAGAATGTGCCAGCGCGTGGCGGTCAGAAAGAGCGAAAGGAACGCGAACACGATCCCGGCGAGCATCCACGGCC
Above is a genomic segment from Prosthecobacter sp. containing:
- a CDS encoding patatin-like phospholipase family protein codes for the protein MSSPPRIAISLGASFMGYATHAGFMARLHALGVRPVALAGASAGAITSGLYAAGLEQEAIRQTVLSPRLYLAFASRTKWIWHQFVNVFKHRHPGFLDPKGAIAHFESLVGTRSIESLTDPKLMITLSDLSKNETLFASRGPLATAMAASSCVPMLFSPLEFDGRMCTDGGVAHETPVDPWFKDESIDHIVMHRITQPQGKPPLMLPGRLLDTIAASHESMTRQILADRIELARLHGKKLTLITTTHPRPSPLFPGRLKNCYQLGEDTAQKLFDTELSQLL
- a CDS encoding lysylphosphatidylglycerol synthase transmembrane domain-containing protein yields the protein MKRLISISLRLLISGVLLALLFREHDLIADIAPRFRALLTNWPWMLAGIVFAFLSLFLTATRWHILLRGLVPHLPFGMVLRAEIVSAFFNISSVGVVGGDTYKIMSLSRRLPGKAIPVSVSLVLDHLAGLVSVALLFLGCMLAVHSRWQEFGQDVRLLFTGYGMYVGGGVGGMALTWISFKPNVLAWGKRTFPRTFGHPKFARILTRMGQVNEVFTLLWRRMLSATVVSTGMHVAFFMSFYCGLRAVGGAAPLLDVLTAMPIVDAAASLPVSISGLGVRERTFEALLAGLAGVPEAVGISASLAGWMFNLFWGVVGGVLFLRSKHTQIIAPEARTA